DNA sequence from the Deltaproteobacteria bacterium genome:
ACTCCCCGATCAAAAGCGACTGCATCATGATGAGAGACCCCATGGTCAGCCCAAAGGCGAAGGTACATAGATACAACAGCACGACATGATCGTAAAACGCAAGCGTCATTACGGCCAGTGCCTGCGTCAGGATGCAAGCCATGGTGACGTGGCGCTTGTCACAGCGATCCACGAACAACCCCAGAACCAGACGACCCGCAATGCTGGCCATGGCGGTAAGGCTCACCGCCATGGCCGCCTTCTGCGGCCCCAGGTATTGCCCTAAAAAAGATACCTGGTGCACCAGGTAGGCGATTTGTCCTCCCAGGGCAAGCATGAATGCGAGGGCAATGGACCAGAAGGCCACGGTTTTGGCGGCCTGCCGCCTTGTCCACATCCTCATCTGGCCGTCAGCGATCAACACCTGGCGCCTCCCCCGCAGGTTCCCATCGCCTCCGTCCGGCTGCTGGGCGATGTCGGAAGGCCGGTGCTTGATGAGAAAAACCGCCATGGGAATGACCCCCAGCATGTAAATGCCGCCCATGATGGGAAGGGCCCGGTCGAGGCCCAGATGAACAATCAGATAACTCATCAGGGGCACCAGCACGACCCCACCCGCACTGAGGCCGGTGTTGGCAATGCTCATGGCCAACCCCCGCTTGCGGATGAACCAGTTTGTTATCAGCATGTTGATGGGTACCAGCGAGGTCAGACAGAAGCCCGTGGACATGACCATGTAAAGAAGGAAAAGTTGGGGGATCGCATCGATCCATTTTAACGCCCACAGCCCCGATCCGAATATCAGCGCCCCAATGACAAGGAACCATTTCGGTCCATAACGATCGACCCAGCGACCAGTGATAAAGCCGATGAAACCGTTCAGGAAAAAATACAAGGTGATGGCGGAAGATACGGTTCCCTTAGACCATCCATGGATATTTCTTAAAGGATCCAGTATAACGCCGTGGCCGTAAAAACCGATTCCGGAAGAAACGAAAAGAATGACCGACCCGGCCACAACAATCCA
Encoded proteins:
- a CDS encoding MFS transporter — translated: PLITAECDCLSDIVFPYIEPQRRDGNESLAMQPENISLPSGGSGTFYGWWIVVAGSVILFVSSGIGFYGHGVILDPLRNIHGWSKGTVSSAITLYFFLNGFIGFITGRWVDRYGPKWFLVIGALIFGSGLWALKWIDAIPQLFLLYMVMSTGFCLTSLVPINMLITNWFIRKRGLAMSIANTGLSAGGVVLVPLMSYLIVHLGLDRALPIMGGIYMLGVIPMAVFLIKHRPSDIAQQPDGGDGNLRGRRQVLIADGQMRMWTRRQAAKTVAFWSIALAFMLALGGQIAYLVHQVSFLGQYLGPQKAAMAVSLTAMASIAGRLVLGLFVDRCDKRHVTMACILTQALAVMTLAFYDHVVLLYLCTFAFGLTMGSLIMMQSLLIGECFGIPSFTAVYGTIGLCSMPGAAFGPMLAGVIFDATQSYRLSFMLFAAASFLAVGIIYFAKPPPQPGKMDIPSTKSEILNNVE